From the genome of Bacteroides sp. MSB163, one region includes:
- a CDS encoding UpxY family transcription antiterminator — protein MTESTHSQLSTFNSQNLHWFAVRVSYSRELTLKSILDKENIESFIPMCYGMVMKGGKRVRRLVPAIHNLVFVHSTRKRIDALKDELEGTMPIRFIMNREHCRPVVIPDAQMRSFILVAGSHDEPILYMEAAELNLVKGQKVRITDGVFKGVIGEFVRIRHDRRVVVNIEGVMAVATTFIPPSLVEPLTVD, from the coding sequence ATGACTGAAAGTACTCACTCTCAGCTTTCAACTTTCAACTCTCAAAATCTCCATTGGTTTGCTGTTCGTGTCTCTTATAGTCGTGAACTGACTCTTAAGTCTATTCTTGATAAGGAGAACATAGAGAGCTTTATTCCTATGTGCTATGGAATGGTGATGAAAGGTGGTAAGCGTGTCCGTAGATTGGTGCCCGCCATACATAATCTTGTCTTCGTTCATTCTACGCGCAAACGTATTGATGCTTTGAAGGACGAGCTTGAGGGAACGATGCCTATACGTTTCATTATGAATCGTGAACATTGCCGTCCGGTAGTTATTCCTGATGCGCAGATGCGCAGTTTTATTCTGGTAGCGGGTAGTCACGATGAGCCAATTCTTTATATGGAAGCAGCCGAACTGAATTTGGTAAAAGGTCAGAAGGTTCGTATCACTGATGGTGTTTTCAAAGGTGTAATCGGTGAGTTTGTCCGTATTCGCCATGACCGCCGTGTGGTAGTCAATATTGAAGGTGTCATGGCTGTAGCTACTACCTTTATCCCGCCTTCGCTTGTTGAGCCGTTAACTGTTGATTGA